The following are encoded together in the Ralstonia insidiosa genome:
- the pdxJ gene encoding pyridoxine 5'-phosphate synthase translates to MIFHASPGVIDLGVNIDHVATLRNARGTVYPDPIAAALLAEDAGADLITLHLREDRRHIKDADVRALRPQLRTRMNLECAVTQEMLDIACNIGPQDVCLVPERRQEVTTEGGLDVVGGFAKVQAACKQLADAGIRVSLFIDPDAAQIEAAAAAGAPVIELHTGRYAEATDDAEVKAELVRIETAVEEGIRWGVRVNAGHGLHYTNVQPVAAIAGIHELNIGHAIVAHAVFAGWQNAVREMKAIMVAARLSSMTPTAAHPGVPV, encoded by the coding sequence ATGATCTTTCATGCCTCGCCGGGGGTCATCGACCTGGGCGTCAACATCGACCACGTCGCCACGCTGCGCAACGCACGCGGCACCGTCTATCCGGATCCGATCGCTGCGGCGCTGCTGGCTGAAGATGCCGGCGCCGATCTCATCACGCTGCATCTGCGTGAAGACCGTCGCCACATCAAGGACGCCGACGTGCGCGCACTGCGCCCGCAACTGCGTACGCGCATGAACCTCGAATGCGCGGTCACGCAGGAGATGCTCGACATCGCGTGCAACATCGGTCCGCAGGATGTTTGCCTCGTGCCGGAGCGCCGCCAGGAAGTGACCACCGAAGGCGGGCTGGACGTGGTGGGCGGTTTCGCCAAGGTGCAGGCCGCGTGCAAGCAACTGGCCGATGCGGGCATCCGCGTGTCGCTGTTCATCGATCCGGATGCCGCGCAGATTGAGGCGGCCGCTGCCGCAGGTGCACCCGTCATCGAACTGCATACTGGCCGTTATGCCGAAGCCACCGACGATGCCGAAGTGAAGGCCGAACTGGTCCGCATCGAAACGGCGGTGGAAGAGGGTATCCGCTGGGGGGTGCGCGTGAATGCCGGACATGGCTTGCATTACACGAACGTGCAGCCGGTTGCGGCCATTGCCGGCATCCATGAACTCAATATTGGCCACGCCATCGTGGCGCACGCGGTGTTTGCCGGCTGGCAAAATGCAGTGCGCGAGATGAAGGCGATCATGGTAGCGGCGCGCTTGTCGTCCATGACGCCCACTGCAGCCCATCCGGGCGTGCCCGTATGA
- the recO gene encoding DNA repair protein RecO has translation MAGRSDPIPDEAAEWLAEEGVAGAAPRRGFPAGRSETRVAAQPAFVLHSYPYRETSLIIDVFTPDYGRMALVAKGAKRPHSALRAVLQTFQPLSVSWSGRGDVRTLTRAEWVGGMVPLGGEGLLSGFYLNELLVKFVAREDGHPVLFAHYVETLNKLAHGEPAALTLRAFERVLLRETGFAAQLDRCIDGEPVQADGDYVYHPERGIRRALPSDPSSWPVLRGQTLIDMERDDYASRPTTAQQSRSLMRFLLHYHLHGTPLSTRQILIDLQKL, from the coding sequence ATGGCGGGACGATCCGATCCGATTCCGGACGAGGCGGCGGAATGGCTGGCCGAAGAAGGCGTTGCCGGCGCCGCGCCGCGCAGGGGCTTTCCTGCCGGGCGCTCCGAGACGCGCGTTGCGGCGCAGCCGGCCTTCGTGCTGCATAGCTATCCGTACCGCGAGACCAGCCTCATCATCGACGTTTTCACGCCGGACTACGGCCGCATGGCGCTGGTCGCCAAGGGCGCCAAGCGACCGCATTCGGCATTGCGTGCGGTACTGCAGACGTTCCAGCCGCTGTCGGTGTCATGGAGCGGTCGCGGCGATGTGCGCACGCTGACCCGCGCAGAATGGGTCGGTGGCATGGTGCCGCTGGGTGGCGAAGGGCTGTTGTCGGGCTTCTATCTGAACGAACTGCTGGTCAAGTTCGTCGCCCGTGAAGACGGCCATCCGGTGCTGTTTGCGCACTACGTCGAAACGCTCAATAAACTCGCTCACGGAGAACCCGCGGCCCTCACGCTGCGTGCGTTCGAGCGGGTGCTCTTACGCGAGACCGGCTTCGCAGCCCAGTTGGATCGGTGCATCGACGGCGAGCCGGTGCAGGCCGACGGCGACTACGTCTATCACCCTGAGCGTGGCATCCGTCGCGCGTTGCCGAGTGATCCCTCCTCCTGGCCCGTGCTGCGTGGCCAGACCCTGATCGACATGGAGCGCGACGATTACGCCTCACGCCCCACGACTGCCCAGCAGAGCCGCAGCCTGATGCGTTTCCTGCTGCATTATCATTTGCACGGCACGCCGCTTTCGACGCGCCAGATCCTCATCGACTTGCAGAAACTATGA
- the era gene encoding GTPase Era: protein MSDTPLQPPSPAPGTPEGFRCGMVAIVGRPNVGKSTLMNALVGQKVSITSRKAQTTRHRITGIQTTDDAQFVFVDTPGFQTRHATALNRSLNRAVTSTLTSVDAVLFVVEAGRYGPDDEKVLSLLPRETPVILIVNKVDRLDGYTRAEMVATFLQDMAQVFPFAEIVPMSAKNRDDIDRLLGIVRPYLPEGEPMYDPEALTDRSERFLAAEIVREKVFRWTGDELPYSSTVVVDKFETEGRLRRVFVTILVDRDAHKAMIIGAKGAKLKQISTEARMDMEKLFDGKVYLEVWIKVKSGWADNEAGLRAYGYE from the coding sequence ATGAGCGACACCCCATTGCAGCCTCCGTCACCCGCACCGGGCACGCCGGAGGGGTTCCGCTGCGGCATGGTCGCCATTGTTGGGCGGCCGAACGTCGGCAAATCCACGCTGATGAATGCCCTGGTGGGCCAGAAAGTCAGCATCACGTCACGCAAGGCGCAGACCACGCGCCACCGCATCACCGGCATCCAGACGACGGACGACGCGCAGTTCGTCTTCGTTGATACGCCGGGCTTCCAGACGCGCCATGCTACCGCGCTCAACCGCTCGCTGAACCGTGCGGTTACGTCCACGCTCACGTCGGTGGATGCCGTGTTGTTTGTGGTTGAAGCGGGTCGCTATGGCCCGGACGACGAGAAGGTGCTCTCGCTGTTGCCGCGCGAGACGCCCGTGATCCTGATCGTCAACAAAGTTGACCGGCTGGATGGTTACACGCGTGCCGAGATGGTCGCCACGTTCCTGCAGGACATGGCGCAGGTGTTTCCGTTTGCCGAAATCGTGCCGATGTCCGCCAAGAACCGCGATGACATCGACCGCCTGCTCGGCATCGTGCGCCCGTACCTGCCGGAAGGCGAGCCGATGTACGACCCGGAAGCGCTGACGGACCGCAGCGAACGCTTCCTGGCCGCCGAGATCGTCCGAGAAAAGGTCTTCCGCTGGACGGGCGACGAGTTGCCGTATTCCAGCACCGTCGTCGTCGACAAGTTCGAGACCGAAGGCCGCCTGCGCCGCGTATTCGTGACCATCCTGGTCGACCGCGATGCGCACAAGGCCATGATCATTGGCGCGAAGGGTGCCAAGCTCAAGCAGATCTCTACCGAAGCCCGCATGGACATGGAAAAACTGTTCGACGGCAAGGTGTATCTGGAGGTCTGGATCAAGGTCAAGAGCGGCTGGGCTGACAACGAAGCCGGCCTGCGCGCCTACGGTTACGAGTAA
- the rnc gene encoding ribonuclease III translates to MSLDALQQRLGYRFSKPELLQQALTHRSHSAMHNERLEFLGDSILNCAVADMLYGMFGKLDEGDLSRVRANLVKQQALYEIAQMLLLPDALRLGEGELKSGGFRRPSILADALEAIFGAVFLDGGFDAARTLIRKLYIPILEQVDPRTLGKDAKTLLQEYLQGHKIALPLYTVVATHGAAHNQQFEVECTIPKLEIRVSGNGASRRAAEQSAAKLALEEAHRLVPQLVKRSRAERTGKTRKQATPPDPQLSLRLKE, encoded by the coding sequence ATGAGTTTGGATGCATTGCAGCAACGCCTTGGCTATCGCTTCAGCAAACCGGAGTTGCTGCAGCAGGCGCTCACCCATCGCAGTCACAGCGCGATGCACAACGAGCGCCTGGAGTTTTTGGGTGATTCGATCCTGAATTGCGCCGTCGCAGACATGCTCTACGGCATGTTCGGCAAGCTGGATGAAGGTGATCTGTCGCGCGTGCGGGCCAACCTGGTCAAGCAGCAGGCGCTGTACGAGATCGCTCAGATGCTGCTGTTGCCTGACGCATTGCGCTTGGGCGAGGGCGAGTTGAAGAGTGGTGGCTTCCGCCGGCCGTCCATCCTGGCGGATGCGCTGGAAGCGATCTTCGGTGCGGTGTTTCTCGATGGCGGCTTCGATGCCGCGCGCACGCTGATCCGCAAGCTGTACATCCCGATTCTGGAGCAGGTCGACCCGCGCACGCTGGGCAAGGACGCCAAGACGCTGTTGCAGGAGTACCTCCAAGGTCACAAAATTGCGCTACCGCTGTATACGGTGGTTGCCACGCATGGCGCGGCGCATAATCAGCAATTCGAGGTCGAGTGCACGATCCCGAAGCTGGAGATTCGCGTCTCCGGCAACGGCGCTTCGCGGCGCGCGGCCGAACAATCGGCGGCCAAACTGGCTCTGGAAGAAGCGCATCGTCTGGTGCCGCAGCTCGTCAAGCGCAGCCGCGCCGAGCGCACTGGCAAGACGCGCAAGCAGGCCACACCGCCCGATCCGCAGTTGTCTCTCAGGTTGAAGGAATAA
- a CDS encoding DUF4845 domain-containing protein, producing the protein MRIRQAGLKRQSRGITMFGMLIGIIVLITAVLPAIRSIPSLMEYQAITRAVKQARERASTREEVSNAFDKQAAIDDIKSIKGEDLEVLDAGGTIQAVRFSYKREIPMYGPIGLVITYSGTLR; encoded by the coding sequence ATGCGGATTCGTCAGGCCGGTCTGAAACGCCAGTCGCGTGGGATTACGATGTTTGGGATGCTGATCGGCATCATCGTGCTGATCACGGCAGTGTTGCCGGCAATCCGGTCTATTCCGAGCCTGATGGAGTACCAAGCGATCACCCGTGCTGTGAAGCAGGCACGTGAACGCGCGAGCACGCGTGAAGAGGTGTCCAATGCATTCGACAAGCAGGCCGCCATTGACGACATCAAGTCGATCAAGGGCGAGGACCTGGAAGTACTGGATGCGGGCGGCACCATCCAGGCAGTGCGCTTCTCGTATAAGCGCGAAATTCCGATGTACGGTCCGATCGGCTTGGTGATTACCTATTCGGGAACCCTGCGTTGA
- the lepB gene encoding signal peptidase I, with product MNFALILFVLVVITGIAWVADKLVFQRQRQAAAATALAEFDARAQVQAQYGGGGDIGAARLQLAEDKLRQPWWLEYTASFFPVIAAVFLLRSFVIEPFKIPSGSMIPTLQIGDFILVNKYTYGIRLPIVNKKVVELNQPQRGDVMVFRYPKDESMDYIKRVIGVPGDVVKYDNKRLTVNGQPATYAPQSDYLDGERLTYSKQYQETLGTVSHNILNDADRPAYVSGPDDFPFRENCTYNQTGFTCKVPEGHYFMMGDNRDNSADSRYWGFVPDKNIVGKAFFIWMNLGDLKRIGSFH from the coding sequence ATGAACTTCGCCCTGATTCTGTTTGTTCTCGTCGTCATCACCGGTATTGCGTGGGTGGCTGACAAGCTCGTGTTCCAGCGCCAACGCCAAGCGGCCGCAGCCACTGCGCTGGCTGAGTTCGATGCGCGCGCTCAGGTGCAGGCGCAATACGGTGGTGGTGGCGATATCGGCGCCGCGCGTCTTCAGTTGGCCGAAGACAAACTGCGCCAGCCGTGGTGGCTGGAGTACACCGCGAGTTTCTTCCCGGTGATTGCGGCCGTGTTCCTGCTGCGCTCGTTCGTGATTGAGCCGTTCAAGATTCCGTCGGGTTCGATGATTCCGACGCTGCAGATCGGCGACTTCATCCTCGTCAATAAGTACACGTACGGCATTCGTCTGCCGATCGTGAACAAGAAAGTTGTCGAGCTGAACCAGCCGCAGCGCGGCGACGTGATGGTCTTCCGCTACCCGAAAGACGAGTCGATGGACTACATCAAGCGCGTGATCGGCGTGCCGGGCGACGTGGTCAAGTACGACAACAAGCGTCTGACGGTGAATGGCCAGCCTGCCACGTATGCACCGCAGTCCGATTACCTCGATGGCGAGCGCCTGACGTATTCCAAGCAGTACCAGGAAACGCTCGGCACGGTCTCGCACAACATCCTGAACGACGCCGATCGCCCGGCCTATGTGTCCGGCCCGGACGATTTTCCGTTCCGCGAGAACTGCACTTACAATCAGACCGGCTTTACCTGCAAGGTACCTGAAGGTCACTATTTCATGATGGGCGATAATCGCGACAATAGCGCGGACTCCCGTTACTGGGGCTTCGTACCAGACAAGAACATCGTCGGGAAAGCGTTCTTCATCTGGATGAACCTGGGTGACCTGAAGCGGATCGGCAGCTTCCATTGA
- the lepA gene encoding translation elongation factor 4, whose product MDNIRNFSIIAHIDHGKSTLADRIIQLCGGLSDREMEAQVLDSMDIEKERGITIKAQTAALSYKAQDGKVYNLNLIDTPGHVDFSYEVSRSLSACEGALLVVDASQGVEAQTVANCYTAIELGVEVVPVLNKIDLPAADPDNAIQEIEDVIGIDATDATRCSAKTGVGVQDVLEALIAKVPAPKGDPDAPLQALIIDSWFDNYVGVVMLVRVVNGTLRAKDKVLLMATGAQHLVEQVGVFSPKSVPRETLSAGQVGFVIAGIKELKAAKVGDTITHVAPRKAEAPLPGFKEVKPQVFAGLYPVEANQYEALRESLEKLKLNDASLQYEPEVSQALGFGFRCGFLGLLHMEIVQERLEREFDMDLITTAPTVVYQVQQRDGTMVQVENPAKMPADPSKIEAILEPIVTVNLYMPQEYVGAVITLCEQKRGSQINMSYHGRQVQLTYEIPMGEIVLDFFDRLKSVSRGYASMDYEFKEYRVSDVVKVDILINGDKVDALSIIVHRSNSAYRGREVAAKMREIIPRQMYDVAIQAAIGANVIARENVKALRKNVLAKCYGGDISRKKKLLEKQKEGKKRMKQVGTVEIPQEAFLAILRVEEK is encoded by the coding sequence ATGGACAATATCCGTAATTTCTCGATCATCGCCCACATCGACCACGGCAAATCGACGCTGGCCGATCGCATCATCCAGTTGTGTGGCGGCCTCTCCGACCGCGAGATGGAAGCCCAAGTGCTGGACTCGATGGATATCGAGAAGGAGCGCGGCATCACCATCAAGGCCCAGACCGCTGCGCTGTCGTACAAGGCGCAGGACGGCAAGGTCTACAACCTGAACCTGATCGACACCCCGGGCCACGTTGACTTCAGCTACGAAGTCAGTCGCTCGCTGTCCGCCTGCGAGGGCGCGCTGCTGGTGGTTGACGCCTCCCAAGGCGTGGAAGCCCAGACGGTTGCCAACTGCTACACCGCCATCGAGCTGGGCGTGGAAGTGGTGCCGGTGCTCAACAAGATCGATCTGCCTGCGGCCGACCCAGACAACGCGATCCAGGAAATCGAAGACGTGATTGGCATCGACGCGACGGATGCGACGCGCTGCTCGGCCAAGACCGGTGTGGGTGTGCAGGACGTGTTGGAAGCACTGATTGCCAAGGTGCCGGCGCCCAAGGGCGATCCGGACGCACCACTGCAGGCGCTGATCATCGACTCTTGGTTCGATAACTACGTCGGCGTGGTGATGCTCGTGCGCGTGGTGAACGGCACGTTGCGCGCCAAGGACAAGGTGCTGCTGATGGCCACGGGTGCGCAGCACTTGGTGGAGCAGGTCGGCGTGTTTTCGCCCAAGTCGGTTCCGCGTGAAACGCTGTCGGCAGGCCAAGTGGGCTTTGTCATTGCCGGTATCAAGGAGCTGAAGGCCGCCAAGGTGGGCGACACGATTACCCACGTGGCGCCGCGCAAAGCTGAGGCACCGTTGCCGGGCTTCAAGGAAGTCAAGCCGCAGGTGTTCGCCGGTCTGTATCCGGTGGAAGCCAACCAGTATGAAGCACTGCGCGAATCGCTGGAGAAGCTCAAGCTCAATGACGCTTCGTTGCAGTACGAGCCGGAAGTCTCGCAGGCGCTGGGCTTCGGCTTCCGCTGCGGCTTCTTGGGCCTGCTGCACATGGAGATCGTGCAGGAGCGCCTGGAGCGTGAATTTGACATGGACCTGATCACCACCGCGCCGACGGTGGTCTATCAGGTGCAGCAGCGCGACGGCACCATGGTGCAGGTGGAAAACCCGGCCAAAATGCCGGCAGACCCAAGCAAGATCGAGGCGATCCTGGAGCCGATCGTCACGGTCAACCTGTATATGCCGCAGGAATACGTGGGCGCCGTGATCACGCTGTGCGAGCAGAAGCGTGGCTCGCAGATCAACATGAGCTATCACGGTCGCCAGGTCCAACTGACGTACGAGATCCCGATGGGCGAAATCGTGCTGGACTTCTTCGATCGTCTGAAGTCGGTCTCGCGCGGCTATGCGTCGATGGACTACGAGTTCAAGGAGTATCGCGTGTCAGACGTGGTCAAGGTCGACATCCTGATCAATGGCGACAAGGTCGACGCGCTCTCCATCATCGTGCACCGCTCCAACAGTGCCTACCGTGGCCGCGAAGTGGCTGCCAAGATGCGCGAGATCATTCCGCGCCAGATGTACGACGTGGCCATCCAGGCGGCCATCGGTGCCAACGTGATCGCACGCGAGAACGTCAAGGCGCTGCGCAAGAACGTGCTGGCCAAGTGTTACGGCGGCGATATCTCGCGCAAGAAGAAGCTCCTCGAGAAGCAGAAAGAGGGCAAGAAGCGCATGAAGCAGGTCGGCACCGTTGAAATCCCGCAAGAGGCGTTCCTCGCCATCCTGCGCGTCGAAGAAAAATAA
- a CDS encoding glutaredoxin family protein — MIELTLYGRTYCHLCDDMKVALEPLRRDFSFQLHEVDVDSDPALEARFGELVPVLMAGAPDTPPEVAQELCHYFVDVPAVQGWLAAQATRA, encoded by the coding sequence GTGATTGAGCTGACGCTCTACGGCCGCACGTACTGCCATCTGTGCGACGACATGAAGGTCGCGCTGGAACCGCTCCGGCGCGATTTTTCTTTTCAGTTGCACGAGGTGGACGTCGACAGCGATCCGGCGCTGGAAGCGCGTTTTGGCGAGCTGGTGCCCGTGCTTATGGCCGGCGCGCCCGACACGCCGCCCGAGGTAGCGCAGGAGTTGTGCCACTACTTTGTGGATGTGCCTGCCGTACAGGGCTGGCTGGCTGCGCAGGCGACGCGGGCTTGA
- a CDS encoding DegQ family serine endoprotease has product MRTARAVHALRLLCVAALMAAGGALAPAYAQNATGSVATGTYGLPDFADLVEKVSPAVVNIRTTEKVRSQGGPNDDDMAEFFRRFFGVPMPGMPGQGQGQKRRNTPQPQEEEQSRGVGSGFIISGDGYILTNAHVVDGAETIYVTLLDKREFKAKLIGLDKRTDVALVKVEASGLPSLKQGDSDKVRVGEWVLAIGSPFGLDNTVTAGIVSAKGRDTGDYLPFIQSDVAVNPGNSGGPLINLRGEVIGINNQIYSQSGGYMGISFSIPIDEAMRVAEQLKATGRVTRGRIGVAIDNVPKDAAESLGLGRARGAYVGNVEAGGPADKAGIEAGDIVLKFNGRDVEKAGDLQRQVGETKPGTRATVQVWRKGATRDLTVTVAELQADTKVAQRGKGSQPDNSQQGPGKPNALGLVVADLSEGAQREFKTKVGVEVQVAEGPAARVGIRPGDLILRVGDTDVTSAKQFNEVVGKLDKNRMVAVFVRRGDATQVVTMRPSAARSGSGQ; this is encoded by the coding sequence ATGCGTACCGCTCGAGCCGTTCATGCATTGCGTCTGTTGTGCGTCGCTGCCCTCATGGCGGCTGGAGGCGCTCTCGCGCCCGCCTATGCGCAGAATGCGACCGGCAGCGTGGCCACCGGCACGTATGGTTTGCCCGATTTTGCCGATCTGGTCGAGAAGGTCAGCCCCGCCGTCGTCAACATCCGCACGACCGAGAAGGTCCGCTCGCAAGGTGGCCCGAACGACGATGACATGGCTGAATTCTTCCGCCGTTTCTTCGGTGTGCCGATGCCAGGCATGCCTGGCCAGGGGCAAGGGCAGAAGCGCCGCAATACACCACAGCCGCAGGAAGAAGAGCAGAGCCGCGGTGTGGGTTCCGGCTTCATCATCTCCGGCGATGGTTACATCCTGACCAACGCTCACGTGGTTGACGGCGCCGAGACCATCTACGTGACGCTGCTGGACAAGCGAGAGTTCAAGGCCAAGCTGATCGGCCTGGACAAGCGTACCGATGTGGCGCTCGTCAAGGTGGAGGCCAGTGGCCTGCCAAGCCTGAAGCAGGGCGATTCCGACAAGGTGCGCGTAGGCGAGTGGGTGTTGGCGATCGGCTCGCCGTTCGGGCTGGACAACACGGTCACGGCTGGCATCGTGTCAGCCAAGGGGCGCGATACGGGTGACTACCTGCCGTTCATCCAGTCGGATGTGGCCGTCAACCCGGGCAACTCGGGCGGGCCGCTGATCAACCTGCGCGGCGAGGTGATTGGCATCAACAACCAGATCTATAGCCAGAGCGGCGGCTATATGGGCATCTCGTTTTCGATTCCGATCGATGAGGCGATGCGCGTGGCCGAACAGCTCAAGGCGACAGGGCGCGTGACGCGCGGCCGCATCGGCGTGGCCATCGACAATGTGCCGAAGGATGCGGCGGAATCACTGGGTCTGGGTCGTGCGCGTGGTGCCTACGTGGGCAACGTCGAAGCGGGTGGTCCGGCCGATAAGGCAGGCATCGAAGCGGGCGACATCGTTCTGAAGTTCAACGGTCGCGATGTTGAGAAGGCGGGTGACCTGCAGCGTCAGGTTGGTGAAACCAAGCCCGGCACGCGCGCGACCGTGCAAGTCTGGCGTAAGGGCGCAACGCGCGATCTGACCGTGACCGTGGCTGAACTGCAGGCGGACACCAAGGTCGCGCAGCGCGGCAAGGGTTCTCAACCTGACAACAGCCAGCAGGGTCCGGGCAAACCGAACGCCCTGGGGCTGGTGGTGGCCGATCTGTCGGAGGGTGCGCAGCGCGAGTTCAAGACCAAGGTGGGTGTTGAGGTGCAAGTGGCGGAAGGTCCGGCGGCACGCGTTGGCATCCGCCCGGGCGACCTGATTCTGCGCGTGGGCGATACCGACGTTACCAGCGCCAAGCAGTTCAACGAGGTGGTTGGCAAACTCGACAAGAATCGCATGGTGGCAGTCTTTGTGCGCCGCGGTGATGCCACGCAAGTGGTGACGATGCGCCCGAGTGCGGCGCGTTCGGGCAGCGGCCAGTGA
- a CDS encoding MucB/RseB C-terminal domain-containing protein gives MSKVWHPVAGAGARKLQAVRRSVFLFLCASTLAAAAQPQVEPMPRKEAASWLAKIHRAALKQNYVGTLTYQRGTGMHSTRIQHYADLFNNEYERVEALDGKQREMLRQNDVVRNLIYDVKLVVTEKQEHKDSFPALLATTNGDVLDQYDMRHLPSERVAGMDCEVFQLDPKDGFRYAYRIWADRNSGLLMRAQTVGDDGKVLEQVAFSQVEVGVPSEKQKIIAALKNLSGWNQYEIVTQPTNLADQGWTIGSPIKGFQKIREVRRPLGDIAPAGKGSSSFEVQQVVFSDGLAGLSLFIEPVSEKRTRREGFISQGATHVMVRRIADFWLTVVGEVPFATIKQFGAAVDYKPVSANAANSAVSKPANAPQ, from the coding sequence ATGTCGAAGGTGTGGCACCCCGTTGCCGGGGCAGGCGCCCGCAAGCTGCAGGCCGTTCGTCGGTCCGTTTTCCTTTTTCTCTGTGCCTCGACGCTGGCTGCCGCTGCGCAGCCACAAGTCGAGCCCATGCCGCGCAAGGAGGCTGCCTCATGGCTGGCCAAGATTCATCGCGCGGCGCTCAAGCAGAACTATGTCGGCACGCTGACGTATCAGCGTGGCACCGGCATGCATTCCACGCGCATTCAGCACTACGCCGATCTCTTCAATAACGAGTACGAGCGCGTTGAAGCGCTGGACGGCAAGCAGCGAGAGATGCTGCGTCAGAACGACGTCGTCCGGAACCTGATCTACGACGTCAAGCTGGTTGTGACCGAGAAGCAGGAGCACAAGGACAGCTTTCCGGCGCTGCTCGCCACGACCAATGGTGATGTGCTCGACCAGTACGACATGCGTCACCTGCCGTCTGAGCGCGTTGCCGGCATGGATTGCGAAGTCTTCCAGCTCGACCCGAAAGATGGCTTCCGCTATGCCTATCGCATCTGGGCCGACCGCAACAGTGGTTTGCTGATGCGCGCGCAGACCGTCGGCGACGACGGCAAGGTGCTGGAGCAGGTCGCCTTCTCGCAGGTCGAGGTGGGGGTGCCGTCGGAGAAGCAGAAGATCATCGCAGCGCTCAAGAATCTGAGTGGCTGGAACCAGTACGAGATCGTCACGCAGCCGACCAACCTGGCTGATCAGGGCTGGACGATTGGCTCGCCCATCAAGGGCTTCCAGAAGATTCGTGAAGTGCGCCGTCCGCTGGGTGACATTGCGCCGGCGGGCAAAGGCAGTTCGAGCTTTGAGGTGCAGCAGGTCGTGTTCAGCGATGGCCTCGCCGGGCTGTCGCTTTTCATTGAGCCGGTTTCCGAGAAGCGTACGCGTCGCGAAGGCTTTATTTCGCAGGGTGCTACGCATGTGATGGTGCGCCGCATTGCCGATTTTTGGCTAACGGTGGTGGGCGAAGTGCCCTTCGCCACCATCAAGCAGTTTGGAGCGGCGGTCGACTACAAGCCGGTTTCCGCCAACGCAGCCAACTCGGCAGTCAGCAAGCCGGCCAACGCACCGCAGTAG
- a CDS encoding sigma-E factor negative regulatory protein, translating into MGQAQMQAAEAEFAQRISALMDGELAAHEVSSAVELAKDGEGAAHWREYQLIGDVLRSEDLLNTRSSEDFLSRFSATLEAEPHLLVPAVAQRAQAEERHRFLVRPSWVRRIMPTTAVAAAVAAVSWVVVPQLRGPADGGNTSPALVAKAVQGADVPGVTLASADNTPMIRDARLDEYLSAHRQSATNGMVVPYLRAVANGVSNTQDSNQE; encoded by the coding sequence ATGGGTCAGGCTCAAATGCAAGCAGCAGAAGCGGAGTTCGCGCAGCGTATCTCCGCGTTGATGGACGGTGAACTGGCGGCGCACGAGGTGTCGTCGGCTGTCGAACTCGCCAAGGACGGCGAGGGCGCGGCGCACTGGCGCGAGTATCAACTGATCGGTGATGTGCTTCGGTCGGAAGACCTGCTGAACACGCGTTCCTCCGAAGATTTCCTCAGCCGGTTCTCGGCCACGCTCGAAGCCGAGCCGCATCTGCTGGTGCCGGCCGTGGCGCAGCGCGCGCAAGCCGAAGAGAGGCATCGCTTCCTGGTTCGCCCATCTTGGGTCCGCCGGATCATGCCGACGACAGCCGTGGCTGCGGCGGTGGCGGCCGTTAGCTGGGTGGTTGTGCCGCAATTGCGGGGTCCCGCCGACGGCGGTAACACCTCGCCGGCGCTGGTCGCCAAGGCGGTACAGGGTGCCGACGTACCAGGCGTAACGCTGGCCTCGGCCGACAACACGCCCATGATCCGCGACGCCCGCCTGGACGAATACCTGAGCGCGCATCGTCAGTCCGCGACCAACGGCATGGTGGTTCCGTATCTGCGTGCGGTGGCCAACGGGGTGTCGAACACCCAGGACTCCAATCAGGAATAA
- the rpoE gene encoding RNA polymerase sigma factor RpoE has product MSEREADQILVERVQQGDKRAFELLVVKYHRKIIRLVSRLIRDPAEVEDVAQDAFIKAYRALPQFRGESAFYTWLYRIAVNTAKNYLATQGRRPESSSDIDTEEAETFADGEQLRDINTPDSMLHTKQVAETVNRAMEALPEELRTAITLREIEGLSYEEIAEAMECPIGTVRSRIFRAREAIAEKLRPLLGTVEGKRW; this is encoded by the coding sequence GTGAGTGAACGCGAAGCCGACCAGATCCTCGTCGAGCGCGTCCAGCAAGGCGACAAGCGAGCGTTTGAGCTGCTGGTGGTCAAGTACCACCGCAAGATCATTCGGCTCGTCTCGCGCTTGATCCGTGACCCGGCCGAAGTCGAGGATGTGGCACAGGATGCCTTTATCAAGGCCTACCGTGCGTTACCCCAGTTTCGGGGTGAATCCGCGTTCTATACGTGGCTGTATCGCATCGCCGTCAACACGGCCAAGAATTACCTGGCGACCCAGGGCCGGCGCCCGGAATCGTCCAGCGACATTGACACCGAAGAGGCTGAAACTTTTGCCGACGGTGAGCAACTAAGGGATATCAATACGCCGGACTCCATGCTGCACACCAAGCAGGTGGCCGAAACGGTCAACCGTGCAATGGAAGCGCTGCCCGAGGAATTGCGTACCGCAATTACGCTCCGGGAGATCGAGGGTCTGAGCTATGAGGAAATCGCCGAAGCGATGGAGTGCCCAATTGGGACGGTCCGGTCACGGATCTTCCGGGCTCGCGAGGCGATTGCCGAGAAATTGCGCCCCCTGCTGGGAACAGTGGAGGGCAAACGGTGGTAG